The DNA window AACCAGTCCCGCACGTTTGACCGCGCTTGCATCGTTGCGGCCGACCGCGTGTCCGACCCGCACCGTGGCCGCCATGCTGATGCCGAACGGCACCATGAACAGGATGGCGGTGATCTGCAAGGCGACCTGATGTGCCGCCAGCGCGGTGGTGCTGATCAGGCCCATCAGCAACGCCGCGGCGGAAAACAGCCCATATTCCATCAGGAACGCGACCGAGATCGGCGCGCCGATGACAAACAGCTCGCGCATCAAGCTTCGGTCGATGCGCCAGATGTGTCCAAGCACGTGATATTCCCTGAACGGCCGGCGGCGCGTAGCGAACCACAGGCCCGCCAGCAACGTGCCGAAATTGACGATCGCGGTGGCGAGCCCGGCACCAAGCAGTTCCAGCCGCGGCAGCCCCCATTCGCCATAGATCAGGAGATAGGCCAGCAACGCATTGGCCGGGATCGCGGCCAGCGTGATCCACAAGGCGGGTTCCGGCCGGTTGACCGCGCCCATGAAGCCGCGGAGCGCGAGAAACCACAGCGCCGGCGTCACGCCCCATACCAGGCCGAACAGATATCGCTGCGCGAGATGCGCGGCCGCGGGCGCCTGGCCCAGCGCCAGCAGGATCTGCTCGCCGAACAGCGGAAACATCATGATCGGCGCGGAAATCAACAGCGCGGCCCACAGGCCCGTGCGGAGCGAGCGGCGCACCAGAAGCGGA is part of the Bradyrhizobium canariense genome and encodes:
- a CDS encoding MATE family efflux transporter, with amino-acid sequence MTSFDKIERAATASREAVTTPGNHFAHELSETIKLALPMALTQLGQIAMMTTDLAFIGRLGNEAVAAAALAGTVYFVSFTFGMGLVSAVAPLAAQAFGARDPLLVRRSLRTGLWAALLISAPIMMFPLFGEQILLALGQAPAAAHLAQRYLFGLVWGVTPALWFLALRGFMGAVNRPEPALWITLAAIPANALLAYLLIYGEWGLPRLELLGAGLATAIVNFGTLLAGLWFATRRRPFREYHVLGHIWRIDRSLMRELFVIGAPISVAFLMEYGLFSAAALLMGLISTTALAAHQVALQITAILFMVPFGISMAATVRVGHAVGRNDASAVKRAGLVATGLGIALVAALTLAVIVSRFAIARLFFGTAESAEGATELTSTLLLVGATFFVADGVQSIVAGSLRGMNDTRVPLLFAAIGYWLIGFPTACWLGFRTEFGAVGVWIGLSCGTAVNAALLIWRFRLLANRLRSP